DNA from Eucalyptus grandis isolate ANBG69807.140 chromosome 5, ASM1654582v1, whole genome shotgun sequence:
CGTGGGGTGAGtatatttttttgagaaaatctcaaaaaaggacccaaaataaacatattttctcaaataaggacccgaagtggttaacaagtttcaaataaggacgtGAATTTGTTGGCCGGCCAAAATGTTCACCAGCCGGTGAGCATGTGACATTTTCGATGGCCgaaatatgggcaattttgtccaaaagaaatatagatagaaattaacaaacccaaaaaaaaaaaccctctaaAACTCTTCACGTCTtgtgacccaaaaaaaaaacttttcacgTTCTcacgtttttcttcttttgctcttcatcttcttcgttctTTGTCCCCTCTCGCTTGGAGCACTGAAATTTTCTGTTAATGGAATAcgaattgagagagagagaaggagggagggagggagtacCTTTGGAACTCAGGGAGCTAGGGATCTTGCTCcattaatagaaatttttggttctCCAAATGAGAGGGGACAAAGAACGTAAAAGATaaagagcagaagaagaagaacatgaagAGTTTGGGGGttttgttttagggtttgttaatttctatctatatttttttggacaaaattgcccatattctAGCCACCGGAAACGTTGCACGCTTGCCGACCAATGAACATTTTGGCCGGCCAATAGGTTTAGGTCCTTACTTGAGACTTGTTAGTCACTTCGGGTCATTATTTGGAACAACGATCACTTCGGGttcacttcgggtccttatttgagaaggTAAGCTCATtttaagtctttatttgagatttttcctttttttggctgAGTTATTGTTGATGTgataaattttcattagatATTTCAACATATTTAATTTCTTAAGATTAAACCCTTCATATATGTCGGGTCTATCAAAGAGACACCCGACACacccaaagagaaaaaaatggatcCTCCAAATCTcctcttcttgcttcttctcatGTTTGCTTCCACCATAAACGCCCAATTCCCGGTGCCCCACTATGGTTCGACCGGCAACTTCACTGCCAACAGCACCTATCAAACCACCCTCACCACCctcatctcctccatctccaccaccagcTCCTCGTCCCTCTCCTACGGCTTCTTCAATGCCTCTGCTGCCATCTCCGGCGCCTCCCAAACCCTCTATCTCTTTGGCCTCTGCCGCAGTGACTTAGACACCAAAACCTGCCTCGCCTGCCTCGATGTCTTGGCCTCTGACATGCGCCGCCTCTGCCCCCTACAAAAGGAGGCACTCCTCTACAGCGGGAACTGCATCATTCGGTACTCGGACGCTCGTTCTTTGGTGTAGTCGTGCTACAACCCAACTACGTAGCAGGCACCGGTGACGATGTCTCGAGCGTAGACACATACAACGCAGCAAGAAGGAAGCTCCTGAACGGTCTGTCGGCTGAGGCGGCACGTGGTGGCTCATTGAGAAAGTACGCATCAGGGAACGAATCAGCGGGGCCTGACATGATCTATGCGTTGGTGCAGTGCACACCAGACTTGACGGAGCAGCAATGCAGCGACTGCTTGGCTGTAGTCACCTATGAGATCAGGTACTGCTGTCTCAGGTACTCAGGAGGACGGTACATGGTGCCAAGTTGCCTGATCCTGTACGGGACCAATAATCGGTTCTTCGATCCAGTCGGTGGGCCACTTCCGCCGCCTCTGCCACCACCATCGCATGGGAAAGATGCAATGCCTCCACCACCAGGTAAGTTGGCTCTTGTTCAGGAGTTACGTACACGGCGTTtcagtcttttcttttctataaaaatatgcAGGTTTCGCGTGAGATTCACCCAATCAAATTCTTCATATAGCTTAATCTACATGCTCTGTTAAACCACaagattctttttattaatatatgcTCAGTAGatcatgtaatttttaaatGCTTTTTGGCAGAAGGTACGGGTTGATCCATATTTTTGGCAGAAGAATATATGTTTAATCATTGATGCATCTACATGGATACTAGTCAACTATCACAGTCATGTCATCTAAGGGAGAGACAGAGATCTAAATCGAGCTAGGGTTACGATCCATAGCCGTGATCTGCATGTATATATTGGTCCTATATGTGCACATTGGGAGTTCTAATAACTCTGCAAAAGTTTTGCAAACTTGCATTGGATATTCCTTGCCCCACTCTGTTTCTGTAAACCATTTTACCGTCTTTACCCTGATTTTCATAAGAAATTGATGAAAGTAATGAAATTGAGGTAAAAAAGGCATCCGcgaaaacttaaaaatttagggaaatgTGTTATATTCCGAATCTTATCAAATGAAAATTGGTAGGATGACAAAATCCATAAATCAGAAACACTTTCCCCTGAGTTATCAGAGAATCGCGTGATGTATCTTTTACATAGTAAGCAGCAAGCAATGATCATAAACGTAATGTGCCTTTGCTCTTGCAGTTGGAAAGAGCAATTCGACGAGGACTGGGATCATTGTGGTCATCACAAGTATTTCTGCACTACTTGTCATcagcattgtcatcatgttcctgaatgtgaaaaggaagaagcaGCCTAGAGAAAGTGTTGAAGGCGAGTGTTTATCCTTTTGCTTCGGAACAACGACTGTTCATGAGGTTAAAAAagattatgaaaataattaagttgACTAATGACTATGCTTTTGCACATGCAAAGTAGCAAGAGCTGCATTGCTTTCGACAATTAGGCCAAAAACTTTATAAAGgttaaaaggtttagggtttacattgttggagaaatctttcctgaatattttgaagctgacaaaacgtttctatcagtctagtctggatatctGCAGATCGTCtagtttaaagtctgaagactctctgatctccagactcaagattcaagactcaagactcaagactattctcattgacagtctttctgatccagtgacgaaggaaatccagagccgaagtatatggttgaggatttaatCCTATATGGTtgagttaaagtctagagactctccaacCTTCAGACTCAAAAAGTTGATGATCATCAGACTCAAATTTCTCAGACTCTAAATCCTCAGACTCCGACATTGATgactatagactgtaagttgttatTCGAAAAGGTATGATCTTTCGTTCAGTTATTTTGTAGTCTCCGTGAAAAACGAAaacttgtcttttcaaaagaattaattttggcagttattgattttgaaaagaggTATTCGTACACTTTCCTTGTGCCGATTGAACTTCCattttcaaaactgagttatatatatacagttttcattttcaattttcaaaaccctaaaaagcattctcctcccaatccaaTTTCTACttcgtgttcatcttcgagaaagttgtcatcttctcttgggaaagcaagtaaaggaatctttcagCGACAAAGaaggatgtcttcttcgaggaagtcttcaagaatcgcgaacaggggaccacaaaggatgaaggagggtcCTACCCACTTCGATCTCACAGAAGAGGAAGAATTATCGAGTCAGCAACAGAACCCGACTCATTCTCCACCACATCACTCAACGCCATCTACCCCACATGATGCGGGTCAACAACCAgaggaagagataatcgaggacgcagacccagtaagagtccaaaaaccctcgTTTATTTACAAACTTTACTGTGCGTTGAAAAGTACTGGGACTCCGTTGAAATacgtggatgattttcttaaagataagaattatgggaatgaatatatctttctgaaaagaatggaggatttgggaattgctcccaagggtaaagcagaggaagcacttgcgaatatTCCCAGTGACCCTCGTATGTCGGGACCGAATCTGACTGATGGGAACGACGATGATAAAATGTTCACTGATtttcaacctagaatgggtaTTGCTGCAAAGGTGAAGGGAAAGAGGATGGAGTTAttcaaatcaaaggaacagGAGAATTTGTTTTTCAGACTGCTGAAatgaggggtgataaaccctaggagtgtcgatttcgatttcttggatgctgttaatgtgaacttaagggagaagttcaGTCTGCTTCAACTTGAACGTTTTTGCACTGATACCATAGATGGTTATGCTCAACTGACTGCGTATTTCTACTCGAATCTCAGCTTTATAGATGtgaatagaatatcattcagtgttcgagactAGGATTATGTGTTAGACGTAGACATGTTGGcggacataattggagttgaacgaggacgctatcaaccaatcaaagtctcagtTGCTCGTGCCTcattggaacttgtcaaagatagagATGTAGAGGGAAGAATCATCTATTCAAGGATGCGTGCCATCAATATtgtgctgcacaaaattgtgatcaattgcatcaggcccaagtctacatcaaagactgatgtGTCTAATTCAGAggcaaaattgatgtacgcAATCAACTCAGGGatgaagttctctcttcctcacactattctctttcacatgtacagagccATGTCGAAGGACAagggacaattgccttatccaggtctggtgaccaagatcttcagacacatgaatattgaaccgccacacacactttgtgttcgaccgtgcgataagatggtggtaggtttgaagatgttaacgaagatgcgtctgcaagaactttccaaggcaatggagaaatttaGAGTGAAGACTCCAGCCTAAGTCGCTTGCCAAAGCGAAAAGGGAGGGAGGCCATTGGTGccccatccaaaaagaaaagaactctcatcttggaggatgaagatgaggaggaagatctTACAATCACTACCTTGATAAGGACCAGACGTTCTATTCCCCAATCGACAGAACAacagaagaaacagagagaaggaGAATCAAGATACAGAAGAggatgatcatcactcttccccttttgatgtcctagagacagggggagttggcgagcaaaGGTCCACACCTCATGCTGCCAATAGTGAAGGTCTAAGACAATCTCCAACAGACCCAGAAGAgtttcaggcttctcaattgcctgaagaagaACACgatacgtcaacaccaaatctgcaagactatacagAAGCGCCATCGTCTGCATTCACTCCATCGGagaaagcaaatgcaagtaCTCAGACGGACAATTTtgcagattttcgtcgtattATGGatgttcttctggaaatgcgtgGCCAAATCTATGCTCTGGACTGTGAGATTCAAGCCAtaaagaatgctggacaagcaccTTCAGTTACCCTAGAGGACaaaatgaaagacctcgctctacaacttcaagccaatgccaaaggagaggaggtagctcaactaagggaagacttgaagaggctagaaggcgtagtccgagtccatgggagatttccggatcgtgcgcatttCCAAGCGGACGACtcctttctcacctttttaatgatgacaaaaagggggagaagcaATTTGAACCAACCAACCATCtttctttgactttaaatttatttttgtggttgaatatgtttgtctttgagtatgacttgttgtgaacttgaatttgattgaattggctgtggatttaGATGCTTGactatttgcatttatatcaagtgttgttatatggtattactcataaaagactaaccaattttctgtggatgcagcgtctggttgttttattaaatctttatgagatagccatattgcttgagaaatgtttttgcaggtcaaagtggTTCAAATctacatgaaagttttgtcaccataaaaaagggggagattgttggagaaatctttcatgaatattttgaagctgacaaaacgtttctatcagtctagtctggatatctGCAGATCGTCtagtttaaagtctgaagactttctgATCACCAGACTTAAgattcaagactcaagactcaagactattctcattgacagtctttCTGATCCAGTGGCGAAGGAaatccagagccgaagtatatggttgaggatttaatcctatcctctggagaagatcttttggttggataaatataacggattcttttgtTCGTATttagatcaattgaagatccgatggtcaacaaaatattcttggaatgttctattcttggaaaccaagatcctgattgtatgggcaaacaggattgatgggctatcgtcaggttccttttatagctcaaatgatcttcttgattgattccgtccaacgggtaaattggaggaattcctttgaaaagtgccaacgggtatgatggcataaaggagtataaaaaggaagacgttctaggtGTTTGAATAcgtgatcgatagagaaattccagagtctgaagcatcTTGAATATTAGTCGATTCATtctgagcgaaattgtatacacagagagtgtccatacttggtgataccttgagtgagtgtggtagatcatctacacctagaaatcaaggaagatcaacactgtaacatctctttgtttatagtggaatccagccaattggctgtcagtgcagaagagtggacgtaggcttgaatcaagccgaaccactataaaccgcgtgttcaattctctatttcctttactcagtcttacgttGATTATCATTTGTTGCAAATCCTTCAACTATCTAAGTATTGCGcgattatcaagaaaaatcttttatatacctattcacccccctctaggtacttgtaCTAGCTATATCATACATTAACTAAAAGTTTGTGAAACTTTCTTTATGAAAACTATGAAAAGAtaatgatttctaaatgacagcGTTTTTGTCTTTCTAGGTGAAGTTGTGCATGAAATTAGCATGGTTGAGTCACTGCAATTTGATTTCAGCATTATCGGAGCGGCAACGGATAACTTCTCGACTCCGGGAAGCTTGGACAAGGCGGTTTTGGTGCTGTCTACATGGTAATAATTAAGCAAGCACATCCTCTACtctattgtattcacaattcaAGCAACCAAATAGTCAAAGATGATACCAATTTGATACTCCTAGAAATGCTTCAATGTACCAATTGATACTCACAAAGATCTAATTTGGTGAAATTTCAGGGTCAGCTCTCCAACGGACAAGAAATCACGGTGAAACGGTTATCACAAAATTCTAGCCAAGGGGAAGTTGAGTTCAAGAACGAATTCATGTTACTAGCCAAGCTACAACATAGGAACTTGGTCAAGCTCCTAGGTTTTTGTCTGGAAGGAGTTGAACAGCTTCTCATTTACAAGTTTGTGCCCAATTTGAGCCTTGATCAGTACATATTTGGTATGTTTCTTAGGTTGTCACTCATTAAATCATATCCTCACAAAATGATTAATAGACGTCTTATAGAATGCAATTCCACCAAAATGTGTAGATCCCTTGAAGCGTGCAAATCTCAACTGGGATATGCGTCACAAGATAATAATGGGCGTTGCCCGAGGGATGCTTTATCTACATGAAGAATCTCGACTTCGTATCATCCATCGGGACCTCAAAGCCAGCAACGTTTTGTTAGACTCAAGAATGAATCCAAAGATATCGGATTTTGGTATGGCAAGGCTGTTCGAGTTGGATCAAACTCGGGCCAAGACAAACCGAATCGTGGGGACCTAGTAAGTGACACAATCTCCTAGAGCTAATgcttatcaaaagagaaaagcaaactATAGAGCTGATAAGGTGGACTTTTGGTGATGGACAGTGGATATATGGCGCGAGTATGCGATGCATGGAACTTTCTCGATCAAGTCGATGTGTTCAGTTTTGGAGTGCTACTTTTGGAGATTGTGAGTGGTCAAAGGAACACTCTTTTCCGCGTGGGTGATGACACGGAAGTCCTTATAAGCTATGTGAGCATATGAACATACCTTCTCATTTCACATAATATTCCAAATATCAATCTGCTCAATGTTTGTCAAATGTTTGCAGATATGGAAGAATTGGAGGGAAGGATCATTATCAAACATTATTGATCCCTCTATAATTTCTGGTTCAAGTATTGAAATTGCGAGGTGCATCCACATTGGTCTACTATGTGTCCAAGAAAATATGATTAGCCGGCCAACAATGGCCTCGGTCCTTCTCATGCTTAACAGCCACTCGGTCACTCTCCAAGTGCCATCGAGACCCACATTCTACTTACACAGCAGTGTCGAATCTGATATGCCATCCATGCAAGAGTACAATTTAAGAGTGTTTGAGGTTGAGGAATCAAGAAGCAAATCGAACCAGTTCTCGAAAAATGAGGCTTCTATGACTGAGCTGTACCCACGGTAGCCTTAGAAAATGGGAGATCAGTGTGCCTTGCACATTACTTTTTGTGTTTGTCATGGTTTTCAGATCATCAAATTACATTATCATGATTTACTTCTTCCTTAGATTATTTAGGATTTATATGGCTTCATTGCTTGGGATTACATCCAGATGCATAGGATGTTGGAAGTGAAGGTTACTCACAAAAAGTCATGTCTAACGCTACTTGTGTTAAGATAAGCGCAACTAGAGCCTAGAACAGCTTGCTCTTACAGAATTCATGTTGGACTAGGTCATTTTAGGCGTGATTTTAGGTGAGCTCCATGTCAGTAGTTTGATTTAAACAGATATTTAAGACACACATAATGTTTATAGCTGCCAAGATAATAATGAGAATTTGTCTCCAATTATCTACTTAGTCAAATTGGTTCCACCAGTTGAATGATTTTTATATAGTTAACCACTTTCATCTTATCATCTATTTACCCTTTTTCTTATACACGTAAGTTTCATGAATTGAATTTGTTGACTTCCCATCCCGTATATTACAGAAACTAGGCAGGTCGTTTACTCTCGTGGTGCATCCGACTATAGCCGCAATACATTATAGTTTACCGACATATTTTATGGGTTAGGTGAGAAAAGACCAATGCGAACCCCCGTGTTCCCATATGCAGCGTTATGTATAGTTTGACCGTAGTATTGTCTTCCCATCAAGCATATCTAATTTTCAGatctaaatatttcatttattgaTATAAAACTTAGGTATTTAAGCAATGACGTCACGACTGGTACGTCTCCCATAAGTGGTGCATTTGACTCTTCAATAAATGTTATTTGCGTCCGtccaatttttggttttttcaattGACCGACTCATTAAATTAAGCTTGCTGCCACAAGAATGAGATTCTAAGTACTAGACTTGCGATAGAAGTTTTATTAGGACTTTTGAAAGGGaaagttgtccaaaaagttctaaacctattaaatttttaccaattcaattctaaattttttaattgtgtcaattgagttttaaacattttcacgttttgccTATCAAGTGAATTTAGctagaaatcactaacatggatGCCAATCCTTCTATGTGACATAATCGGCattaacatagacaatttttaataatattttaatatcttttcaattttttattgacttactttaatttttctttttattcattttcttttcttttcttttctttttagaactCTAGCTGGGGAGGTCACCAATCAACCATCACAATCCACAAGGCCAAACCCTTGCctaggctttttcttttttcttttttgttgggggGAGGGGGCATTGCAACCCTTGCGAGCCAAAGGCGAGGGCCTCCGCACTCTCGCCAAGATCGAGGTGAGGTCATCCAGCCCTTACCAGTTagaattgtaaaaaaaaaaggaaaaaagaaagaaagagagagcataaaagaaaaaattcaaaaagtaatccaaaaaaacttgattttttaaaatgttattaaaaattatccacttcAATGCGTGCTATATTAAGTAGGACGGCCAGCATTTACATTAGTGATTTCTGGCAAAAATTACCTAAAgaaactcaattagtaaaatatgaaaatgtttaaaacccAATTGGcaccattaaaaggtttaagttTGGAATGGTAAAAGTACTATAGGTTTATGACATTTTAGacaatttcctcatttgaaaatatttattgattGTAATTTATCCAAGAGATTATTAATACAAGATGTCACTTCAGCTTGGCAACATCATATCTTCTTACGACGCCTCATATTGCTTAATGATTCCTTGGATTATCTGCAAaagttgcatttttattttgcttggtCGACATGTGTGgggcccaaaaaaaagaaaaagaaaaaatgaaataaaaagggaaaaggagagTGTGGCTAAGAGCACACTCGAGAAATAgagaataagagagagaaattaaaaggaggaaaggagagataagaggaagaaaggaaaagagaaatgaggATTTTGTGCCACGGATGTCTCATCAAGCCTGTTCAACTATGTATCGCAACTTTTGGTAATTGCTTACACCCTTTCGTTCATCTAATTGGAGTGACATTTGGGGTGAGGACACTAATTTGAGTTTTATGTTTGAACTATAAAGTTCAATTAAGGAGTCATTGAGTTgcgaatatatataaaaaaatgatagtTTATGGTATTATGGAATCGTAGGATTTTAACGGAACTTATTTTGGACTTATAGTTtgcttggaaaaaaattaaaagttggcTAAGAATGATGAACAATGCGCAACCAATGGCTTTTGGGCTTTTAACTTAATAATGTTTTTAGGTTATAGATTTCATAcgaaattatcaaaattgttggagaaaatacGAGTCTTTTTagatgaaattacaaattacatTTATGTTATCAATTCTTATTCGATTCGTGACATCAAgtcttttcaatttgataaattgcaattatttttttgctgaacgaaagactccatttatttcgcaaaaTAATGCTCAAGAACTAAATAAAATGGTTTTCAAGTCTAGCAAATTCCAAAAAACTACCGAACAATGAAAATgggaaatgaaaataataaagcaCAATATGCATCTAGGAGCATACTCTTAACCCTCAAGAGTAGGGCCAAATTTTGATGGTTTTAAGCTTGATTTTGGGTCGACCAAGTTATGGATATTCCAATGCTTCAAGAAGATCTTCCTTTTGACTATAAGCTCACTTGAAATGGAGTTTGATGGAGAGAATTATGGTGTGACTTAGTTTTGTACTCAAGTTTCGCGTTGCAAATAACTTTGAATATCTGCtctagttaatttttttttagtgctTAGGAGTCGTTTCGTTAACGTTTAAGTTTAGTCTGGCCATTTCATAGTTGTTGTAATATTTTAGTCAGTTTTGATATCGATTATTGTTTAATTGTTAAGACTACAAGGTTGTCAGCACATATAACAATGTTGTTCGATCAGAGGCATTCCGAGGTGAATGgtactttttgttctttgagtttgtaaattcatatttcaaaaacaatataaattatatatagtaCGAGTAAAGAAATGGCATTGTTGTTGTATAAAAAGTCAAGCGTTTACTACTCCATATTTACAAATCTTTAGAAAGCATGTTATGCAAGGTGTTGTGAAGtaatatattaactactttGCAAACTGgtttatgaatgatttaaaaaatggtTGAAAAATGGCAAATGGACGACATTGCgaaaagttatttatttgatttataaGATTTAATTATGGATTGGATTTCTAGTATTGGAAGATAGTTGTTTGATGCTCAATATAATTGTGAACCTAGTGAGAGATTTGTGGGTATTCATACCAATTTAGGATATCCTTCCAGGTTGAGCCACCAGTTTTGTAGGTGGAGACTTTGCTAAGGGAAGAATCTTAGTCACTTTATCATTAGACGTTGTGTCATGATTATGGTAGGATATTGAGCAATATATTGGTTGATGGATAAGCCATTGACACATGACTTGAGATTAATTAATGAACTTGACCGCTAATTTATGTATTGTGATGGTGGAttcaaatgaatatttttatttatataaagatttattgaaatgaaaCAATACATAtttgattcaatatatatatatatatatatatatatatatatataatatcatgACTTTGGATTACGAGTTTTTAGTATTGCTTTTTACATGCATAATAGCTGCTCAATCTGCTTTGAAGAGATACGCACTACTGACTAGGTtgtggttgctcatcccattcctTCATAATCTTTATAAGTTCCTTGGTTAGTGGCAAATAAAGCGAGAGCATTATCGACGGGGACATTTGAGATCTCAACTTTTTGGGCATGGATTGAGGCTTCATCCTTTGGGTAGAAGGACAACCGAATCATTACCCCTATTATTGTAGAATTTGGGCTCTCACAATGTGACTCAAGAGGACTTAAAATTCAAAGACTCGGCTCTAATAAATTAAGATTGTGACACTCACCTCAAGTTTAAGTGAGCTATCGATTAAGAGCTTTTTACTTGATGAAATGTTTTAGAAGTCAAAAATTCACTTTCCTAAGGTTGATTACCAATATTAAATCTCTACATAGCTCGAGTTTAACACAAACTGGAGCTAAAGAGCTTGACCTTGAGCTTAAACTTGAATTTTGAgctatgaaaaataataaaattatgctACTTGCacttgttgacacctcaattttaattaggtttattttcttttattaattaagtttttattttatttattttgtcttttttggaataatgaacaaaaaccaaataaaaacaaaaaacaaaaaaacaaaaaagaagtagCCCTCGAATGGGCCCTTACGGCCCATTTCCCCTTTCAGCCCGGCCCTACTGGTCATCTCCTTCCTCGCACCTCTGTAGCGCATGCGCAGAGGACGCGACGTCAAAGGGACAGGCGGACGGCGACCCACGTGGGAGGGGCAGCTGGCATTAGATGGGACGCCGGTTTGGCCGGCGGAGGCCACTTGGCGCATGAGGACTGGCGGTCGAAGGTCCGTCAACCGgctgccccctcgcctataaataggccccaTTTCTGTCGTCGAACAGGCACGCTGAGAACGATCGACTTCTGCAAAGCTTCGTGCTTCCCTCGAGAGACTTCAAAAAAGGGGCCGAGGACGAACAAGTCCAGATCCGAAGGCTCGCGGCCGGAGAGGGAGAGGTTATGCCGGAGAGACAcgaacaaagagagagagggagtcaGATCTAAGGCCGCAGACTTCGAGTTCCCACTAAGAGACTTCAGGGGGGGTCCGAGGACGCACAGCCAAAGATTTGAGGCCCGCCGGAGGCAGGTCGTGAGCTTAAACGGCCTCCCACCAAGAGAC
Protein-coding regions in this window:
- the LOC104447076 gene encoding cysteine-rich receptor-like protein kinase 29, which gives rise to MDPPNLLFLLLLMFASTINAQFPVPHYGSTGNFTANSTYQTTLTTLISSISTTSSSSLSYGFFNASAAISGASQTLYLFGLCRSDLDTKTCLACLDVLASDMRRLCPLQKEALLYSGNCIIRYSDARTGDDVSSVDTYNAARRKLLNGLSAEAARGGSLRKYASGNESAGPDMIYALVQCTPDLTEQQCSDCLAVVTYEIRYCCLRYSGGRYMVPSCLILYGTNNRFFDPVGGPLPPPLPPPSHGKDAMPPPPVGKSNSTRTGIIVVITSISALLVISIVIMFLNVKRKKQPRESVEETGGVGEQRSTPHAANSEGLRQSPTDPEEFQASQLPEEEHDTSTPNLQDYTEAPSSAFTPSEKANASTQTDNFADFRRIMDVLLEMRGQIYALDCEVVHEISMVESLQFDFSIIGAATDNFSTPGSLDKAVLVLSTW